In Rhinatrema bivittatum chromosome 1, aRhiBiv1.1, whole genome shotgun sequence, a single genomic region encodes these proteins:
- the S100Z gene encoding protein S100-Z — translation MPNTELEGAMDTLIRIFHHYSGKEGDKYKLNKGELKQLLHCELTDFLACQKDPQLVDKIMKDLDTNKDNEVDFNEFVVLVAALTVACNDFFEEQLKKKGK, via the exons ATGCCTAATACAGAACTGGAGGGGGCCATGGACACACTAATCAGGATCTTTCACCATTACTCAGGCAAGGAAGGGGACAAATACAAACTCAATAAAGGAGAACTCAAACAGCTCCTCCACTGTGAGCTCACCGATTTCCTTGCA TGCCAAaaggatcctcagctggtagacAAGATCATGAAGGACCTTGATACCAATAAAGATAACGAAGTGGATTTTAATGAATTTGtggttctggttgctgcattgaCCGTAGCATGCAACGATTTCTTTGAAGAACaactgaagaaaaaaggaaaatag